From Pantoea sp. Ep11b, the proteins below share one genomic window:
- a CDS encoding RcnB family protein, translated as MRRTQRVLLSMGLLVGSLSLIPAVQAAGEATDNVPPPPQVQPANPGTQPAAPAAGTAQPDTPAPQGQAPASSQSNDGITPTTPAPSNGARPNYELSTIIIDYKEYKIGDTVPEKYTGKTYTIGEWQKRNLPAPQENTHWAYINANYILITNDTGKIVMGKSGDIFFRG; from the coding sequence ATGCGCAGGACTCAACGTGTACTTTTATCAATGGGATTACTGGTTGGCTCGCTGAGCCTGATCCCCGCTGTTCAGGCCGCTGGCGAAGCAACGGATAACGTTCCGCCACCGCCACAGGTTCAGCCCGCGAATCCTGGCACACAGCCTGCTGCACCGGCTGCGGGTACTGCTCAGCCGGATACCCCTGCGCCGCAGGGCCAGGCACCGGCCAGCTCACAATCCAATGATGGCATCACGCCAACCACACCCGCTCCGTCCAACGGCGCGCGTCCGAATTACGAACTGAGCACCATCATCATCGATTACAAAGAGTATAAAATCGGTGATACCGTGCCAGAGAAGTACACCGGCAAAACCTACACTATCGGCGAGTGGCAGAAGCGTAACCTGCCTGCGCCACAGGAAAATACCCACTGGGCCTATATCAACGCCAACTACATTCTGATTACCAATGACACCGGCAAGATCGTCATGGGTAAATCAGGTGATATCTTCTTCCGTGGCTGA
- a CDS encoding LysR family transcriptional regulator, whose amino-acid sequence MKEMKTDTLWEHLHWLTVLADQGSFTRAAERLGVSKAAMSQKIKELEAQAGVLLVQRTTRSVRLTSAGEKLVEELRDPFTRIEQSFFSVRDEAGPVRGLVRMTAPVAFARQQLVPLIGEFLRDYPQVRLQLDVTDRLVSLSHEGFDLAIRHSDTLPETHVALPLCDTQTLLVASPAYLRAQGEPQRPQDLVQHNCLYYPRGVESPRWRFITPAESEPMQVQIEGSFATNNSESIRDAALQGLGIAMLPDFSAREALAAGSLRRVLPEWQPVEAFATRLWIVRPWAAQVPRAVTTLTHWLRARFGH is encoded by the coding sequence ATGAAAGAGATGAAAACCGATACGCTGTGGGAGCACCTGCACTGGCTGACCGTGCTGGCGGACCAGGGCAGTTTTACCCGGGCGGCTGAGCGGCTTGGCGTCAGTAAAGCGGCGATGAGTCAGAAAATCAAAGAGCTGGAGGCGCAGGCCGGTGTGCTGCTGGTGCAACGCACCACGCGCAGCGTACGGCTGACGTCGGCGGGCGAGAAGCTGGTGGAGGAGTTACGCGATCCCTTTACCCGCATCGAACAGAGCTTTTTCAGCGTGCGTGACGAGGCGGGGCCGGTGCGTGGCCTGGTGCGTATGACCGCGCCGGTGGCCTTTGCCCGTCAGCAGCTGGTGCCGCTTATCGGTGAGTTTCTGCGGGACTATCCGCAGGTCCGTCTGCAGCTGGATGTGACAGACCGTCTTGTGTCGCTGAGTCATGAGGGATTTGACCTGGCGATCCGGCACAGCGACACGCTGCCGGAAACCCATGTGGCGCTGCCGCTGTGTGATACGCAGACGCTGCTGGTGGCGTCTCCCGCCTATCTCAGGGCACAGGGCGAACCGCAGCGCCCACAGGATCTGGTACAGCATAACTGCCTTTACTATCCGCGAGGCGTGGAGTCACCGCGCTGGCGGTTTATCACGCCTGCGGAGAGCGAGCCGATGCAGGTGCAGATCGAGGGCAGCTTCGCCACCAACAATAGTGAGTCGATCCGCGATGCCGCACTACAAGGGCTGGGGATCGCCATGCTGCCCGATTTCAGCGCCCGTGAGGCGCTGGCGGCGGGAAGCCTGCGACGGGTGCTGCCCGAATGGCAGCCAGTGGAGGCCTTTGCGACCCGTCTGTGGATTGTGCGGCCCTGGGCGGCGCAGGTGCCGCGTGCAGTCACCACCCTGACGCACTGGCTACGCGCGCGCTTTGGTCATTGA
- the opgB gene encoding phosphatidylglycerol--membrane-oligosaccharide glycerophosphotransferase: protein MSELVSVALFLAAIAIYSCKAGRNKFWFVLVLILLVLFVVLNATLYASNYFTGDGINDAVLYTLTNSLTGAGVSKYVVPAIGLIIVLFLLFCLLSWILRRRRRPHHLGWSLLAAACALGSVQTTPAFRQVATLVVSHTQLADSDFDNFYKVPRNHIENPHLNVVYIYGESLERTYFDATAFPGLAPELSRQKEQSIDFSQTEQLPGTDYTIAGMVASQCGIPLFAPFDGNASASLSSFYPQNVCLGDILKKSGYENWFIQGADLRFAGKDVFLKSHGFDPKNLYGSQELKSRVADPTYRNNWGYYDDTVLDEVFEKYQELSQAGKPFALFTLTVDTHHPDGFISRSCERRSYSMEGKPNQSFSAVTCSQEHVARLISRIKASPWFRNTVIVVSSDHLAMNNTAHPWLIKQPRRNLFMVIRGDKPQAELMEAKRSTLDNGATLLDILGGDNAIGLGRSSLSSLSLSTQFDDMKSKVLSWKPDIIQLWNFPKKMDTFTIDKAKNVFSFSGTTFKLPILFRISDKHVEPMPEGEYSAPLRYQLADFALDDKFVWVDRCFKMARLWQPSLALSSDLCIAMGQTGGTPSVTLVDKPQWKGKVQFPEGPVTEARYQQNLAQIRVEDNNIRYSADSFRLNVPGAPESVKSFSGISRPESWGRWSNANLAPEVRIDYVDALPAKFDLVITARAWGANAHRAIPVRVGDQEQLLSLGEEISTHTLHFDNPGASHRLVIAPPEPQLSNTGNITGQDPRKLGIGMVEIKIVPQP from the coding sequence TTGTCCGAATTGGTGTCCGTGGCGTTATTTCTGGCCGCTATTGCAATCTATTCCTGTAAAGCCGGGCGTAACAAATTCTGGTTTGTGCTTGTTCTGATTCTGCTGGTGCTTTTCGTGGTGCTGAATGCCACGCTGTATGCCAGCAACTATTTCACCGGTGACGGCATTAACGATGCGGTGCTCTATACCCTTACCAACAGTCTGACCGGCGCGGGCGTCAGTAAATATGTGGTGCCGGCGATTGGCCTGATCATCGTGCTTTTCCTGCTATTCTGCCTGCTGTCGTGGATCCTGCGGCGGCGCAGGCGTCCGCATCATTTAGGCTGGTCGCTGCTGGCAGCGGCCTGCGCGCTGGGTTCAGTTCAGACGACGCCGGCCTTTCGTCAGGTCGCGACACTGGTGGTGTCGCACACTCAGCTGGCCGATTCTGACTTCGATAACTTCTATAAAGTGCCGCGCAATCACATTGAAAATCCGCATCTCAATGTGGTTTACATCTACGGTGAGAGCCTGGAGCGCACCTATTTCGACGCCACCGCTTTCCCGGGTTTAGCGCCGGAACTGAGCCGTCAGAAAGAGCAGAGCATCGACTTCAGCCAGACCGAACAGCTGCCGGGCACCGATTACACGATTGCGGGCATGGTCGCCTCGCAGTGCGGTATCCCGCTCTTTGCGCCGTTTGACGGCAACGCGTCGGCCTCGCTGTCCAGCTTCTACCCGCAAAATGTCTGCCTGGGCGACATCCTGAAAAAGTCAGGTTACGAAAACTGGTTTATTCAGGGGGCCGATCTGCGCTTTGCCGGTAAGGATGTTTTTCTGAAATCTCACGGCTTTGATCCCAAAAACCTCTATGGTTCGCAGGAGCTGAAAAGTCGCGTCGCCGATCCGACCTACCGCAATAACTGGGGCTATTACGACGATACGGTGCTGGACGAAGTCTTTGAGAAGTATCAGGAACTTTCTCAGGCGGGCAAACCTTTCGCCCTGTTTACGCTGACCGTCGATACCCACCATCCCGATGGATTTATCTCGCGCAGTTGTGAGCGCAGGAGCTACAGCATGGAGGGCAAACCCAATCAGTCCTTTAGTGCCGTCACCTGCTCACAGGAACATGTGGCGCGTCTGATTTCGCGCATCAAAGCGTCGCCGTGGTTCCGCAATACCGTGATTGTGGTGAGCTCGGACCATCTGGCCATGAACAATACGGCGCATCCCTGGCTGATTAAGCAGCCGCGCCGCAACCTGTTTATGGTGATCCGGGGTGACAAGCCGCAGGCGGAACTGATGGAGGCAAAGCGCAGCACGCTGGATAACGGCGCTACGCTGCTGGATATTCTGGGCGGCGACAATGCGATTGGCCTGGGTCGCAGCAGCCTCTCTTCGCTTTCGCTCTCAACCCAGTTTGATGACATGAAGAGCAAGGTGTTGAGCTGGAAGCCCGATATTATTCAGCTGTGGAACTTCCCGAAGAAGATGGACACCTTCACGATAGATAAGGCGAAGAATGTCTTCAGCTTTTCCGGGACCACCTTTAAATTGCCGATCCTGTTCCGCATCAGTGATAAACACGTTGAGCCGATGCCAGAGGGCGAATACTCCGCCCCACTGCGCTATCAGCTCGCCGATTTTGCTCTCGATGATAAATTCGTCTGGGTGGATCGCTGCTTTAAGATGGCGCGCCTCTGGCAGCCTTCGCTGGCGCTCTCCAGCGATCTCTGTATAGCGATGGGGCAGACCGGCGGTACGCCATCGGTGACGCTCGTCGATAAACCGCAGTGGAAAGGAAAAGTGCAGTTCCCTGAAGGACCCGTCACCGAAGCGCGCTACCAGCAGAATCTGGCGCAGATCAGGGTGGAAGATAACAATATTCGTTACAGCGCCGACAGCTTCAGGCTCAACGTGCCGGGCGCACCGGAGAGTGTGAAAAGCTTCAGCGGCATCTCCCGGCCTGAGAGCTGGGGTCGCTGGTCCAATGCCAATCTCGCGCCAGAGGTACGGATCGACTATGTCGATGCGCTGCCAGCGAAGTTCGATCTGGTGATCACCGCACGCGCCTGGGGCGCTAACGCGCATCGGGCGATTCCGGTTCGGGTCGGCGATCAGGAGCAGCTGCTGTCGCTGGGCGAAGAGATATCCACCCATACCCTGCATTTTGACAATCCCGGTGCCAGTCATCGCCTGGTGATTGCTCCGCCGGAACCGCAACTGAGTAATACCGGTAATATCACGGGTCAGGATCCCCGCAAACTCGGCATTGGTATGGTCGAAATTAAAATCGTACCCCAGCCTTAA
- a CDS encoding tautomerase family protein, with the protein MPLLQFDVIEGRSESELRTLLDAAHRAVLTAFNVPARDRYQIVQENKRYQMVFQDTGLGFSRSDNLVMVRVYTSPRSTEQKQHFMAELARELREHCGVQGNDLMISFITNDKGDWSFADGEAQYLTGKL; encoded by the coding sequence ATGCCACTGCTGCAATTTGATGTGATTGAAGGTCGTTCGGAATCAGAACTGCGAACGCTGCTGGATGCGGCACACCGCGCCGTCCTCACCGCCTTTAACGTGCCGGCACGCGATCGCTACCAGATTGTTCAGGAAAACAAGCGGTATCAGATGGTTTTTCAGGATACCGGTCTGGGATTCAGCCGCAGCGACAATCTGGTCATGGTCCGGGTCTACACCAGCCCGCGCAGCACCGAACAGAAACAGCACTTTATGGCCGAACTGGCGCGGGAGCTGCGTGAGCATTGTGGTGTTCAGGGCAATGACCTGATGATCAGCTTTATTACCAATGACAAAGGTGACTGGAGTTTTGCCGATGGCGAAGCGCAGTATCTCACCGGTAAACTCTGA
- a CDS encoding PLP-dependent aminotransferase family protein — MSEITALLMAPLMTTAGMTLQQQLYQRIKEAILQGQLAAGSRLPATRQLALDLGVSRNTVLNVWAQLQAEGYLTSDRQGSRVTPLALPVRQAEETMPDSWPLANRIDAFQHSPWIDTGALPLRPGIPALNHFPMAAWRGAMSQVMSQTSPQRLGYGDPLGEPELRAVLAQQLRITRGVRCDAAQIVITEGTQQALMLCVALLTNPGDYGWLEEPGYRGARAAFRTGELNVVPIPTDHQGMAPRSADWAVTPPRLIYTTPTHQYPTGAVMSAARRLALIAAARQQQAWIIEDDYDGDFHYHGEPITAMQGMSVNAPVIYLGSFSKTLFPALRIGFMVLPASLVSRLRPALDQLLRGGNRLEQLALTRFILNGDYRRHLGKMRRLYRQRQTWLRSELQRAAGRAVPLLGGESGMHLVLPLDSQRDDRAIARRLHQAGFAPAALSAFCLTEPAQSGLVMGYGNSSDTQITAATRLLSRLLDWPD, encoded by the coding sequence ATGTCAGAGATCACCGCCCTGCTGATGGCCCCCTTAATGACCACTGCCGGAATGACGCTGCAGCAGCAGCTTTATCAGCGAATAAAAGAGGCTATTTTGCAGGGGCAGCTTGCTGCCGGATCGCGGTTGCCTGCCACCCGGCAGCTGGCCCTGGATCTGGGGGTGTCGCGCAATACCGTGCTCAACGTCTGGGCTCAGTTGCAGGCAGAGGGCTATCTCACCAGCGACAGACAGGGCAGCCGCGTCACTCCACTGGCTCTGCCTGTCAGGCAGGCGGAGGAGACGATGCCCGACAGCTGGCCCCTGGCAAACCGGATTGACGCCTTTCAACACAGCCCGTGGATCGACACTGGCGCGCTGCCGCTGCGTCCCGGCATCCCGGCCCTTAACCACTTTCCGATGGCGGCCTGGCGAGGGGCGATGAGTCAGGTCATGAGCCAGACGTCCCCGCAGCGGCTCGGTTATGGCGATCCGCTCGGTGAGCCCGAACTGCGGGCCGTGCTGGCGCAGCAGCTGCGCATCACACGCGGTGTGCGCTGTGATGCCGCACAGATTGTCATTACCGAAGGAACGCAGCAGGCGCTGATGCTGTGTGTCGCCCTGCTGACCAATCCGGGCGACTATGGCTGGCTCGAAGAGCCGGGCTATCGCGGCGCCAGAGCGGCGTTCCGGACGGGTGAACTGAACGTGGTGCCAATCCCGACCGATCATCAGGGAATGGCTCCCCGGTCAGCAGACTGGGCAGTGACGCCACCGCGTCTTATCTACACCACGCCCACGCATCAGTATCCTACCGGCGCAGTCATGAGCGCCGCCCGGCGTCTGGCGCTGATTGCGGCTGCGCGCCAGCAGCAGGCCTGGATTATTGAAGATGATTACGATGGCGACTTCCATTATCACGGCGAACCCATCACGGCGATGCAGGGCATGAGCGTGAATGCGCCGGTTATCTATCTTGGATCCTTCAGTAAAACACTGTTTCCTGCGCTGCGAATTGGTTTCATGGTGCTGCCCGCGTCACTGGTCAGCCGTCTGCGTCCGGCACTCGATCAGCTGCTGCGGGGCGGTAATCGTCTGGAGCAGCTGGCGCTGACACGCTTTATTCTCAATGGGGATTATCGCCGTCATCTCGGCAAAATGCGTCGTCTCTACCGGCAACGTCAGACCTGGCTGCGCAGCGAACTGCAGCGCGCGGCGGGTCGGGCCGTGCCGTTGCTGGGCGGTGAAAGCGGTATGCATCTGGTGCTGCCGCTCGATTCGCAGCGGGATGACAGGGCCATCGCCCGAAGATTGCATCAGGCGGGTTTTGCGCCTGCGGCGCTCTCTGCCTTCTGTCTGACTGAACCGGCGCAGTCCGGGCTGGTGATGGGCTATGGCAACAGCAGCGACACGCAAATCACAGCGGCCACGCGCCTGCTGAGCCGGTTACTGGACTGGCCGGATTAA
- a CDS encoding GNAT family N-acetyltransferase, protein MSQQINQYGQPVGAPLPDWQPRPVPEHQVFTGETCRLEPFSLARHSDALFACWSLAEDGRDWTYMFMGPFNDRQAWLDYAGQLETSRDPLHFAVIDLATEQATGTLSLMRIQPEHGVMEVGHVAFSPRLKQTRMATEAHFLLMRYAFETLGYRRYEWKCDSCNAPSRKAATRLGFRYEGDFRQTIVYKGRSRDTSWFSIIDSEWPQVKTGLQCWLADDNFTAEGQQREKLETLRNRA, encoded by the coding sequence ATGTCACAGCAGATCAATCAATATGGACAACCGGTCGGAGCGCCTTTACCCGACTGGCAACCCCGTCCTGTACCGGAGCATCAGGTTTTCACCGGCGAGACGTGCAGGCTGGAGCCGTTCAGTCTGGCACGGCATAGCGACGCACTGTTCGCGTGCTGGTCCCTGGCAGAAGATGGCCGTGACTGGACGTATATGTTTATGGGGCCGTTCAACGATCGACAGGCGTGGCTGGATTATGCCGGTCAGCTCGAAACCAGCCGCGATCCGCTGCATTTCGCCGTCATCGATCTGGCAACGGAGCAGGCGACAGGCACGCTGTCATTAATGCGCATTCAGCCTGAACATGGGGTGATGGAGGTCGGCCATGTCGCCTTCTCACCCAGGCTGAAGCAGACCCGGATGGCAACGGAGGCCCATTTTCTGCTGATGCGTTACGCATTTGAAACGCTGGGCTACCGTCGATATGAGTGGAAATGTGACAGCTGCAATGCCCCCTCCCGCAAAGCGGCAACACGCCTCGGTTTTCGCTATGAAGGCGATTTTCGTCAGACCATTGTCTATAAAGGGCGCTCGCGTGACACCAGCTGGTTCTCCATTATCGACAGTGAATGGCCGCAGGTGAAAACCGGTCTGCAGTGCTGGCTGGCGGATGATAACTTCACGGCAGAGGGTCAGCAGCGCGAAAAGCTGGAGACGTTGCGCAATCGGGCCTGA
- a CDS encoding histidine phosphatase family protein — translation MTIILMRHGKPDHQATGRQSVQALADWCEAYDQSQVTDGPPPRSLAIARQATVVVCSPLPRAQSSLRQLGLQPHEIDALFSEVAVPLLRSGALELPTVCWLALLRLLWLCGYAGEAESLQHARSRASAAAEKLIAHSQRGTVLLLGHGIMNKMIARELRKRGWQAEKHASSRHWSSAIYHRPFI, via the coding sequence ATGACAATTATTCTGATGCGACACGGTAAACCCGATCACCAGGCAACGGGCCGCCAGAGTGTACAGGCGCTGGCAGACTGGTGCGAAGCCTATGATCAGTCACAGGTTACGGATGGCCCGCCACCGCGTAGCCTGGCCATTGCACGTCAGGCTACGGTGGTAGTCTGTAGTCCCCTGCCCCGCGCGCAGTCTTCCCTGAGACAGCTCGGGCTGCAGCCGCATGAGATTGATGCGCTGTTCAGCGAAGTCGCTGTCCCTCTGCTGCGAAGCGGCGCGCTGGAACTGCCCACGGTATGCTGGCTGGCCCTGCTGCGCCTGTTATGGCTCTGCGGCTATGCGGGTGAAGCGGAGTCACTGCAACATGCCCGCAGCCGGGCCTCGGCAGCGGCCGAGAAGCTGATTGCGCACTCGCAGCGGGGCACGGTATTGCTGCTGGGCCACGGCATCATGAACAAGATGATCGCGCGTGAATTACGCAAGCGCGGCTGGCAGGCAGAGAAGCATGCCAGCAGTCGTCACTGGAGCTCCGCCATCTATCATCGGCCGTTTATCTGA
- a CDS encoding WD40 repeat domain-containing protein, protein MQSESYGLLAVDKQGNRVLFLNPETFAVERELNAFPPRPHELLMLAPWGKAYVPIYGDGVHGNNPHPGHKIAIIDLQHRAISGFIDLSPLRAPHSGQLGRDGKVYLCCEQSAAVAVIDPLTDSVEKVIPIPSHNAHRLTLSPSGRKLFTDNEEDATITVVDLCEAEGRVIDTILLPGPIAGIAASPKHPYLVASAADAPLLYVIDRQSHRIRQRLTLPGHQQPCQVVRFSADGEQLVAIGDQEPLVTLFDDLLNPLGDISTGRMPMDGCFTPDRQQLLIANQGDGTLSVIDLAQRKVIATPRVGTGCEVLGYFPRGQINGR, encoded by the coding sequence ATGCAGAGTGAATCCTATGGTTTACTGGCGGTTGATAAGCAGGGCAATCGCGTCCTGTTCCTGAATCCGGAGACGTTCGCTGTCGAGCGGGAACTGAACGCGTTTCCGCCACGCCCCCATGAACTGCTGATGCTGGCGCCGTGGGGAAAAGCCTATGTGCCGATCTATGGTGACGGCGTTCACGGCAATAATCCGCATCCGGGGCATAAGATCGCGATTATCGATTTACAGCATCGGGCGATCAGTGGCTTTATCGATCTGTCGCCGCTGCGGGCCCCGCACAGCGGACAGCTGGGACGGGATGGCAAAGTCTATCTCTGCTGTGAGCAGAGCGCCGCCGTCGCGGTGATCGATCCGCTGACCGACAGCGTGGAAAAAGTGATTCCCATCCCTTCGCACAACGCCCATCGTCTGACGCTGTCACCCAGCGGGCGCAAACTGTTCACCGATAACGAAGAGGATGCGACCATCACCGTGGTGGATCTCTGTGAAGCAGAGGGGCGGGTCATCGATACCATCCTGCTGCCCGGCCCGATCGCGGGCATCGCCGCCTCGCCAAAACACCCCTATCTGGTTGCCAGCGCGGCCGATGCGCCACTGCTCTACGTGATTGACCGGCAAAGCCACCGTATCCGCCAGCGCCTGACGCTGCCGGGCCATCAGCAGCCCTGCCAGGTGGTGCGCTTCAGTGCAGACGGGGAGCAGCTGGTGGCGATAGGCGACCAGGAGCCGCTGGTGACGCTGTTTGACGATCTGCTGAATCCACTCGGTGATATCAGCACGGGCCGCATGCCGATGGATGGATGCTTCACTCCCGACAGGCAGCAGCTGCTGATTGCCAATCAGGGCGATGGCACGCTGAGCGTGATCGATCTGGCGCAGCGTAAAGTGATTGCCACGCCGCGTGTCGGCACCGGCTGTGAGGTACTGGGCTATTTTCCGCGCGGTCAGATAAACGGCCGATGA
- a CDS encoding serine hydrolase, which produces MPVILFLLAGCGTLSQTSAPVSDRVYLTHATFDENVEDIVQHYMQQKQVPGISIAVIHHNGPTRFYPFGVTDRVHRHPITPDTLFALGSLSKGVTAEVIIQLVEQGRLRWSDTLADLLPEKVTLSADARRITLLQLVTHTSGLPRQDMDLPMLAQFIGYLGTGENFYGNLDSDTLLSYLADFTAPSVRVPHYSNLGYALLGYILRTRFHQDIQTQASALIFAPLKMNQSSFMPETLPGYPLRALGHAGDQPKFIRRGALTPDWHFHGNMVAAASLYSNARDLSAYLRAHLRATGDRARDRAFAAVGRAWYQQGSQAQNIAWVTDRVDGQQITYQVGYIGGYASFIGYDKRNGNAIVVLQNGFNWSNYLGIALLVDLATQDKVVLQ; this is translated from the coding sequence ATGCCTGTTATCCTCTTCCTGCTGGCAGGCTGCGGCACCCTGTCGCAGACCTCCGCGCCGGTAAGCGATCGTGTTTATCTTACGCATGCCACCTTTGACGAAAATGTCGAAGATATCGTGCAGCACTACATGCAGCAGAAGCAGGTTCCTGGCATCAGCATTGCGGTCATCCATCATAATGGTCCGACGCGCTTTTATCCCTTTGGCGTCACCGACCGCGTGCATCGCCATCCGATCACGCCGGATACCCTGTTTGCGCTGGGATCACTGAGTAAAGGCGTAACGGCAGAGGTGATTATCCAGCTGGTGGAGCAGGGCCGGCTGCGCTGGAGCGATACCCTGGCCGATCTGTTGCCTGAAAAAGTCACGCTCAGCGCGGACGCGCGGCGCATCACCTTGCTGCAACTGGTGACGCATACTTCCGGCCTGCCGCGTCAGGATATGGATCTGCCGATGCTGGCGCAGTTCATCGGTTATCTGGGCACGGGCGAGAACTTCTATGGCAATCTCGACAGCGACACACTGCTGAGTTATCTGGCAGATTTCACCGCGCCGTCCGTACGCGTACCGCACTACTCTAACCTCGGCTATGCGCTGCTCGGTTATATCCTGCGCACCCGTTTTCATCAGGACATCCAGACGCAGGCGTCAGCACTGATCTTCGCGCCGCTGAAGATGAATCAGAGCAGTTTTATGCCGGAAACGCTGCCGGGTTATCCGCTGCGCGCGCTGGGGCATGCCGGCGATCAGCCGAAATTCATCCGTCGCGGCGCACTGACGCCCGACTGGCATTTTCACGGCAATATGGTGGCCGCGGCCAGTCTCTACAGTAATGCACGCGATCTCAGCGCCTATCTGCGCGCGCATCTGCGTGCGACCGGGGACAGGGCGCGGGATCGTGCCTTTGCCGCGGTCGGGCGGGCGTGGTATCAGCAGGGTTCACAGGCGCAGAACATTGCCTGGGTGACGGACAGGGTCGACGGGCAGCAGATCACCTATCAGGTAGGCTACATCGGCGGTTACGCCAGTTTTATCGGCTACGATAAACGAAACGGTAATGCGATTGTGGTGCTGCAGAACGGCTTTAACTGGAGCAACTATTTAGGCATTGCGCTGTTGGTCGATCTGGCAACTCAGGATAAAGTGGTTTTACAGTAA
- a CDS encoding MFS transporter, protein MTAHDSVKQQTSLSSPSAADERFNTSSGRKDFWRATFSCWLGTAMEYADFALYGLAAGIIFGDVFFPESTPAMALLSSFATWSVGFVARPIGALFFGWLGDRKGRKVVMITTIILMGASTTFIGLIPGYATIGVWAPACLVLLRFTQGFGAGAELSGGTVMLGEYAPTARRGLVSSVIALGSNSGTLLASLVWLLVVQMDQQSLLEWGWRIPFLSSALIALVALWIRRHLRETPVFERRKAEMEAERAGVLAAPLIDERPFFQRTRAFWTMVGLRIGENGPSYLAQGFIVGYVAKVLLVDKSVPTTAVFLASLLGFLIIPFAGWLSDRFGRRIVYRVFCLLLMAYAWPAFTLLDTREPMLVIPVIVVGMALASLGIFGVQAAWGVEMFGVHHRYTKMAVAKELGSILSGGTAPLIAAAMLSYTGHWWPVAVYFSGMAAIGFFTTFVAPETRGRNLNLPEDAI, encoded by the coding sequence ATGACGGCACACGACTCCGTTAAGCAGCAGACATCACTGTCATCACCTTCAGCCGCCGATGAGCGGTTTAATACCTCTTCTGGCCGCAAAGATTTCTGGCGTGCCACATTCTCATGCTGGCTGGGCACGGCGATGGAGTACGCAGATTTTGCGCTCTATGGGCTGGCTGCCGGTATTATCTTTGGCGATGTTTTCTTTCCGGAATCGACACCCGCGATGGCGCTGCTCTCGAGCTTTGCCACCTGGTCAGTGGGATTTGTGGCCCGGCCCATCGGCGCCCTCTTTTTCGGCTGGCTCGGTGACCGCAAGGGACGCAAGGTGGTGATGATCACGACCATCATTCTGATGGGCGCTTCCACCACCTTTATCGGCTTAATCCCGGGTTATGCCACCATCGGCGTCTGGGCGCCCGCCTGTCTGGTGCTGCTGCGCTTTACACAGGGGTTCGGCGCGGGCGCAGAGCTCTCCGGCGGAACGGTGATGCTGGGCGAATATGCGCCGACCGCGCGCCGCGGGCTGGTCTCATCCGTGATTGCGCTGGGTTCCAACAGCGGCACGCTGCTGGCTTCTCTGGTCTGGCTGCTGGTGGTACAGATGGATCAGCAGAGCCTGCTGGAGTGGGGCTGGCGTATTCCTTTCCTCAGCAGCGCCCTGATTGCGCTGGTTGCGTTGTGGATCCGGCGTCATCTGCGCGAAACGCCCGTGTTTGAGCGCAGAAAAGCGGAGATGGAAGCGGAACGTGCGGGCGTACTGGCCGCGCCGCTGATCGATGAGCGGCCCTTCTTTCAGCGCACCCGTGCGTTCTGGACCATGGTTGGACTGCGCATCGGAGAAAACGGCCCCTCTTATCTGGCGCAGGGCTTTATTGTGGGTTACGTCGCGAAGGTGCTGCTGGTCGATAAGTCTGTGCCGACTACCGCTGTGTTTCTGGCGTCCCTGCTGGGCTTCCTGATCATTCCTTTTGCGGGCTGGCTCTCGGATCGCTTTGGTCGCCGGATCGTCTATCGGGTGTTCTGTCTGTTACTGATGGCCTACGCCTGGCCCGCCTTTACGTTGCTGGACACGCGTGAGCCGATGCTGGTGATCCCGGTGATTGTGGTCGGCATGGCGCTGGCGTCGCTGGGCATTTTTGGTGTACAGGCGGCCTGGGGTGTTGAGATGTTCGGCGTGCACCATCGCTATACCAAAATGGCGGTGGCCAAAGAGCTGGGCTCAATTTTATCGGGTGGCACAGCACCGCTGATTGCCGCTGCTATGCTCTCTTATACCGGCCACTGGTGGCCTGTCGCGGTCTATTTCTCGGGAATGGCCGCCATAGGATTCTTCACCACCTTTGTGGCGCCTGAGACCCGAGGGCGAAATCTCAATTTGCCTGAAGATGCCATCTAG